In Desulfofustis limnaeus, the genomic stretch CCCTTGTTCTGGGCCAGGGTCTCCATCATCGAGCGGAGACTGGAGACGAGCAGATCAAAACAGAACGGCTCACGATTGATCACCACCCGGCCGGATTCCAATCGGGTGAATTCGAGGATGTTGGTGAGTTGTTCAAAGAGTTGCCGGCCGGCGGCCAGCAGGCTCACCAGGTAGCGTTTCTGCAGTTCGTCCAGCCTGGTCTCGGCGAGCAGTTCGCCCATACCGAGGATGATATTGAGGGGTGAACGGATTTCGTGGCTCATGGTGGCCAGAAACTCGGTCTTGGCGCGGCTGGCCTGTTCAGCCTGCAGCAGCGCCTGTTCCAGTTCGCCGCTCACATACTTGATCAGGCGGCGGTTGATATCGTCGATGCGCTCCTGCCGGTTTTGTTGCTGGCGACTGCGGGCCAGTTGCCGTTCGAGATAGGCGATACGGGTCTCCAGTTCGGCCACCCGTCCGGCAGAGGTGCCGGTATCGCCCGCTCCTGATGCCATTAACTCGGTTCGGACAGCCCCACGGCTATATAGGTATCACTGTGGAAGAGCGTGGGGCGGTGTTCGGCCGGGGGGCCGATCTCGCCGTAGCAGTAGAAGCCGAAGAACGGAGGCGCCTTTTCACTCTCGAACAGCACGGCAAACTCGTCGTTGGTCATGGAACCCAGCACGTGTCGCCGCGACGTGCAGGGAAAGAGCAGGATCAGCTCCGGGGGGCCGCCCGGGTGGCGGTGCAGGATGGCTTCATTGGCCTCTCGGGCGGTGCGCAGGATGTCCTCGCGGGAGATGGAGGTCAGCCGGATTCGGCAGCGTTCGGGAAAGGTGCCGATACAGCTTACGGTGCCGGACTGGTCATCGACAACCCACGGGTCGCGCAGGCAGAATTCATAACTGTTGAATTCATAGATGGCCAACGGTAATTGGGATATGGCTTGGTCTTTCACATAACTGCCGAGCAGTTCCCGGTAGAAATCGGCGGCCGGGCGGCCGTCGATTTCTCGAAGGATGTTTTTATCCGCCGAGGTAGCCTCATAGAAGCGGCCGATCGGTTCGTTACCGGTGAGCACGCGAGAGGTGATCGTCACCGGCCCGCTGCAGAGCAGCAGGGGAGCGGCGTCGGAGTAGACCTGTCTCTCATGGAACTGGTAGGTAGTCTGGAGGCGATAGTGGTCCCCGGCGGTGCCGCCGAACAGGGGAAATCGGCTGCCGGTGGCCCGTTGCATCATGGTGGCCAGGGGGAGATCGATCGTGGTAAGTCCGTCGGGCAGGATGATGCCAAACGACGGTTCGCCGGGCAACCGGGCCCGGCAGGCCTCGACCGCTGTAACCAGAGCGTCCTCGCCATGGTGTGACAGATCCCGGGCGACGCCGCCGGCAAAACAGAGGTGATCCGAGGCGAGCAGCAGCAGGGCCACGGCATCCTCGACGAAGCCGTGACCGGGGACGATCTCGCCGTCGGTGGTACAGCCGATCAACTCAATGGTCGGATAGCGTTTTTTTATCTCGTTGAGAAAAAAAGAAAAATCACCGTCCAGAAGGGAGGTGAAAAAGATGCCCGCCTGCGGGACCGTGGCGCCAAGCATCGCCTGGCACTGATCAAGGGTTTCGGTTATGGCCTGGCAGTGGTCGATGTTATCGCTGAAGCCGATTGCCGTTCGTAGCATTGCCTCCCCGATACGGATGGTTGGTGGTTTTGTTGTCTTTGCCGAGCGGCCGTTCGGAAGTATAACAGACTGCTTGATCATGTCCAGCATAAAGTCCGTTTTGGTAATTGCTGGTTGGTTCTTTTTTCCACGGTCAGAGAAAAGGTGAGGAATTTAGTGGCAAGACCGTATTGAAGGGTTTATTAACGGTGCAGAATTGAATAAAATGATTGCGTCAGCAAGAGATGCGTGCAATGAGTGACTCAACTTCCTGCGAGTGCGGCCTATGAATTCCCTGAAACGACACGCTTCGGTGCGATGCTGCCTGTTGCTGGGCGCTGTCATGGTCCTGTCGGGACTGTGTGCGGTATCCGTGGTCGACGCGCAGGAGCCGAAGGGGGAGCGCTATATCACCATCGATTTCGACAACGTCGACATCAACCTCTTCATCAAGTACATGAGCGAGCTGACCGGCCGCAACTTCATCGTCGATCCCAACGTGCGGGGCAACGTGACGATCATCTCGCCGACCCGTATCTCCGAGACCGATGCCTATCATGTCTTTGAATCGGTGTTGGAAATCCACGGTTTCACCACCGTCGCGTCGGGATCGGTGATCAAGATCGTCCCGTCGGTGGAGGCCCGGGCCAAGTCCATCGAGACGCTGCGGCCCGGCGACCAGCCCGATCCCCAGGACCGGGTGGTGACGCAACTGGTGCCGCTCACCTACACGACGCCGCTGGAGATGCAGAAAATCCTGCAGCCGCTCGTGTCCAAGACCTCGGTGCTGCTCGCCCACACCCCCTCGGGGATGCTGATCATCACCGACACCATGTCCAATATCAAGCGGTTGCTCGACATCATCGAGGTGCTGGACGTGGAGTACACCCGCGACGAGATCCTCGTGCTGCCGCTTCAGTATGCCAACGCCGAGAACCTGGCGACGATTCTCAACACTATCTTCCAGAAGGCCACCGCCGGCGGCAAGGAGGAGGCGGTGGTGGTCACCTCGGCGGTCAAAGTGGTGCCGTACGAAAGGATCAATCTGCTCATCGTGCTGGCCGAGCCCACCGACGCCGAACGGGTGCGCAAACTGGTGGAGGAGTTGGATACCGAAGCACGGCGCGGCGAAGGCAACATCCATGTGGTTTATCTGCAGAATGCCCGGGCCGCCGAACTGGCCAAGGTGCTCGGCGCCCTGCCCCAGGAGGAGGCGGCGGAGGCTGCGGAGGGCAAGACGCCGGCCATCTCCAAGGCGGTCAACATCATGCCCGACGAGGAGACCAACTCGCTGATCATCACTGCCAGCCGTTCCGAGTTCACGGTACTCGAGGAGGTGATCCAGAAGCTCGATATCCCGCGGCGGATGGTCTACCTGGAGGCGCTGATCATGGAGGTGGATGCCGATCGCAGCTTCGATGTGGGGGTGCAATGGCTGGCCGGCGGCATCTTCGACGACGGCACCGGCAAGCTGGTGACCGGCTTCAGCGGCGAGCCCGCCTATGGTCTGATAACCGGGATCACCGATCCGGACAATCCGGCTCTACCCACGGGGTTTACGCTCGGCGTGCTCAAGGAGGGGATCGAGATCGGCGGCATCACCTTTCCCAACATCGCTGCGGTACTGCGCGCCTATCAGGGGGACTCGGACATCAACATCATCTCCACCCCGCAGATCCTCACCACCGACAACAAGAAGGCGGAGATCCTGGTGGGCCAGAACGTGCCCTACATCACCAGCCAAAACACCACCTCGGGCCTGCAGGACTACACCCAGTACGAGTACCGCGACGTGGCCACCAAGCTCGGCATCACCCCGCAAATCAGCCAGGGCGACACGCTGCGGCTGGAGATCGCCACCGAGGTGACGCGGCTGAAACAGGGCTCCACCGAGGACCAGTTCCGGCCCACCACCTTCAAACGCACCGCCGAGACCACGGTAATCGTCCGCGACCGGGAGACCATCGTCATCGGCGGCATCATCGGCCAGGACACCACCAACAACGAGTTCAAGATCCCGCTGCTGGGCGATATCCCGCTCATCGGCTGGCTGTTCAAGACCAGCGGCTCCACCGATACCAAGGTCAACATGTTCATCTTCATCACCCCGCATATCATCAAGAACCCGGCCGATATCGCCGAGGTGTCGCTGGAGCGGGAAGACCGGCTCAGCGAGGATATGCCGCGGGCCAGAGAGGAACTGCGCCGCAACCAGCCCAAGCCGGAACACGGCCTGGTGCTGGCCGACCGGGGTTATGAGGCGCTGCGCAACGATGACCTGAAAACGGCCCGCGACTATCTGATCAAGGCCTTGCAGATCGATGAGCACAACCCGTACGCTCTGATCAATCTCGGTGTCGTCTACCAGAAGGAGGGCGACTACCCGCGCGCCATCGAGATGTACCGCAAGGTCATCGAGACCGGCACCGAGGCGACGGCCATGACGCCGGCGGACTACCACGGCGAGGATCTCTCCCTGGTGACCATCGCCCGGCAGAACATCGAGTTTGTCGAGCAGTTGATGCAGAAATAACCACAGGTTGCAGCGGCTTCTGGTTTGACCAGAAGCCGCTGCGGCGCCGTTCACCCTCCAGCTATTTTATCACCTCGAATTTCTGTTATTCTTCCCGGTTTTCCACAATATGTTGTAGTTTGGGGTTGAGGGGGCAATAAATGTGGTGTATAAGCTGATTGATCCCACGCACCGTGCGGACCGTCGTTCCCGGGGGCGTTCGTTCCCGCATTTCATCCATAAGCTCTTTTTTTCCGGAGTTATCATGCTCGAGCCGTACCATGAGGGAGAAGAGGTCATGACAGCTGACATCCGCGCACAGGTACTGACCGAAACCGCCGAGACCGTCTTGCAGCGCCGCTATTATCTGAAGGATGCCGAGGGTAAGCCACGCGAGACCTGGGAGACCCTGTGCCGGCGGGTGGCCGACGCCGTCGCCGAGGCGAAGCAGAAGCCGACGAACTACGAGGAATTGCGCCGGCGGTTCTTCCACATGATCTATCATTTGGACTTCCTGCCCAATTCGCCCTGTCTGATGAATGCCGGCACCGATCTGGGCCAGTTGTCGGCCTGTTTCGTGCTGCCGGTCCCCGATTCCATGGACGGCATCTTCACCGCCATCCGCAACGGCGCCCTGGTGCACAAGACCGGCGGCGGCACCGGCTACAGTTTTTCACGGCTCCGCTCCAAGGACGCGTCGGTGCGCTCCACCCAGGGGGTCGCCTCCGGGCCGTTGTCGTTCGCCGCCGTCTTCGATGCCGCCACCGAGACCATCAAGCAGGGCGGTAAGCGGCGCGGCGCCAACATGGGCGTATTGCGCATCGACCACCCGGATATCCTCGATTTCATCGTCGCCAAACAGGACCAACAGAAGTTCAACAACTTCAACTTCAGCGTGGCCATCACCGACGCCTTCATGACGGCGCTTGCCGAGGACGGCGACTATGACCTGATCGAGCCGTCCACCGGTGCGGTGCGGCGGTCGCTGAAGGCCCGCGAAGTATTCGAACAGATCGTCGATCTGGCCTGGCTCAACGGTGAGCCGGGGGTGCTGTTCATCGACTCCGCCAATCGCGACAACCCGACGCCGCAGCTCGGCCTCTTCGAGGCCACCAACCCCTGCGGGGAACAGTGGCTGCTGCCCTACGAGAGCTGCAACCTGGGCTCCATCAACCTGGCCCGCTTCGTGGAGAACGGCGCGATTGACTATGATCGGCTCCAGGAGACGGTACAGACCGCCACCGTCTTTCTCGACAACGTCATCGACTGCAACCGTTTCCCGATCCCGGAGATCGAGGAGATGACGCTGAAGACCAGGAAGATCGGTCTCGGCATCATGGGCCTGCACGACCTGCTGATCCAGCTCGGCATCCCCTACGGCAGCGACCAGGGGCGCCAGGTGGCGGCCACGGTCATGCAGTTCATCCATGACGCCGCCGAGGCCGAATCGATCCGTCTCGCCGAGGAGAAGGGAGCGTTTCCCGCCTACGACGCGACGCTCAACGACTACCCGCCGCGGCGCAACGCCGCCCTGACCTCGATCCAGCCCACCGGAACGGTGTCGATGATCGCCGACTGTGCATCGGGGTGCGAGCCCTATTTCTCCATCGTCATGATCAAACATGTGATGGACGGCGACCGGCTGATCCTGGTGAACAAGTATTTTGAACAGGTGGCCCGGGCCGAGGGGTTCTATTCCGAGGAACTGATGCAGAAGGTAGCCGACAGCGGCACCGTGATCGGTCATAAGGAGATCCCGAAGAAGTGGCAGGAGATCTTCCGCACCGCGCAGGACATCTGTCCCGACGATCACATCAAGATGCAGGGGGCGCTGCAGAAGAGCGGCGTCGACTCATCCATCTCCAAGACCATCAACCTGCCGTCCACCGCCACCCGCGAGGATGTCAAGCATTCCTATGTGCTCGGTTACAACCTGGGTTGCAAAGGGCTGACCGTCTATCGCGACGGTTCGCGCGACTCGCAGGTGCTCAACACCAAGGAACGCTCGGAACAGCTCACCAAGACCGCGGTGGTCAGCAGCAACGGCAAGCGCAACCTGCCCGACGTGCTGCTTGCCAAACGCTACCGAGTCAAGGATCAGGACCAGAAATCGGTCTACATCATCGTCTGCTTTGATGAAAACGAGAAACCGATGGAGGTGTTTGCCAAATTTCCCTTTGACAACCGGTTCGATCTGAAGGATAAGTCCACCATGTGGACCACCACCTGCCGGCTGGTGTCGCTGGCCCTGCGGTTCGACGTGCCGATGCACGAGATCATCAAGCAGCTCGACCGTTCCAGCGGCCACATGCTCGACCTGCCGGCGCAGCTGAGCAAGCTGTTTAAATCCTTCATGGCCGGGACCCAGTACGGGTTTGCCAGCACCTGTCCGGAGTGCGGCGGGCAGCTGGTCTTCGAGGAAGGGTGTGAGACCTGCAAGGGATGCGGGTACAGCAAATGCTCATAACCACGGGGAACCTTGAAAAAGTGCCATTTCGCCCAAGCTCATCGTTGCGCAATCGCATTTTATCCTGGCAATATCATGTATATGCCTGCGGTAAAAGGTTCGTGCGCGCCTCGAGCTTGAACGAAATTTCGAATTTTTCAAGCTCCCCACAGACAACTGAACAACACGGAAACGATGGCGAAGATCGGCAGAAACGAACGTTGCCCCTGCGGCAGCGGTAAAAAATACAAGCATTGTTGCGCCCGCAAACCCCAGCTCCGGCCGGTGGTCCAGCAACCGCAATCCGGCGTGGTGCAGCGGGCGGTGGATGGTATTTGTCTGGCCGCCGAACAGCGGCGCCAGGTGATCAACGAACTGGGGGTGTTCGTTCTGTTCGCCACCGGTGCCGGCAACGCCTGGCTGCTGGAGGTGACCGACGCCGACTGCGTCCAGGTGGCCCGTGACGGTGAACGGTTATGGCCGACCATCAACGAGACCGCCGAGACCATCGAGGTGGAATGGAGCCACACCTATCGGCTGGTTGATGGCCGGCTGGTGCTGACCGCCTACGCCGACAAGAGCGAATCGGTCCTGGAGGATTGCCCGGTACGCGAAGTTGCTGCTTCCATCCGCCGGGTGGAAAAGAAATTCCCGCCTTCCGCACGGGCCGGGCTGCATATCGATCCACCGGCGGAACCGACGGCCCCCTGAGCCGATGGGCCGCAGTCTGCACCTGCTCCCCATGGCGCTGGTCATGGGGGGTATCTTTTTCCTGTCGCACCAGCCGGGCGACGAGATCAGCCTGGAGCTGTTCTTCGGGGTCGATAAGGTGGCGCACGCCTTTGCCTACGGCGTGCTCGCCGCCACCGTGCTGCTGGCGCTGCCGTCGCGGTGGCGCACTACCATGCCGCTACACGCGGCGCTGCTCGCCTGGGCCGCCTGCCTCCTGTTCGGCCTCAGCGACGAGTTCCATCAGTCGTTTGTCCCCGGCCGGGAAGCCAGCCTCGGCGACCTGGTGGCCGACGCCTTCGGCGCGGCGCTGGTGTGCGGGGGCTGGTTCATCCGGATGAAGCGTACTTTGTTTAGGTAGCGACGAAGAACCCGGCGAAGGGTATCGCTGGAAAACGGTTCGCGGAGGCCCGCCGGCGCGACACAGCAGGCCCGCAGGGTCGCGGACAGGACGTCCGCAACTGACAGCAGGCCACGGATAGCCTGTCTGTCAGCCGTGGCGTGACGGCGATGGGGACGAAGAGCAGCGTTTGGAAGCGATGCCCTTCGCCTCCCCGGTCGCAGAGACGTACGCTTGAGTCGGATGAAACTTCTTTATTGCTTGTGCAAGAGCCGCGCCATCTCCTTGGCGAAGTAGGTGATGATGATGTCCGCTCCGGCGCGGCGGATGGCCAGCAGGGATTCCTCCATGGCCCGTTCCCCGTCGATCCAGCCGTTAGCGGCCGCTGCCTTGATCATCGCATATTCGCCGCTGACCTGATAGGCGGCGATGGGCAGGTCGAATTCCTCGCGCAGACGGGCGATGATATCCAGGTAGGCCAGGGCCGGCTTGACCATCAGGATGTCAGCCCCTTCCTCGGTGTCCAGCGTCGCTTCGCGCAGGGCCTCGCGGACATTGGCCGGATCCATCTGGTAGCCGCGCCGGTCGCCGAACTGCGGGGTGGACTCGGCGGCGTCGCGGAACGGTCCGTAGAAGGCGGAGGCGTATTTGACGGCATAGGACATGATCGGCACCATCTCGAAACCGTTCTCGTCGAGCATGCCCCGGATCTCGGCCACCCGCCCGTCCATCATGTCCGACGGGGCGACCATGTCGGCCCCGGCGCGGGCATGCGACAGCGCCGTCTGGGCGAGGATCTCCAGGGTGGCGTCGTTGTCCACCTCGTTGTTGACCAGAAAGCCGCAATGGCCGTGATCGGTGTACTCGCACAAGCAGACATCGGTAATGACGGTCAGCTGCGGGGTGCGTTTCTTCAACTCGCGAATGCCCCGCTGGACGATACCGTCCTTGGCGTGGGCGCCCGAGCCGGCGCCATCCTTTTTCTCCGGAATGCCGAACAGGATCACGGCAGAGATGCCGAGCTTGAGCAGCGTTTCGGCCTCGGCGGCCAGCCGGTCGACGCTGAGGCGGAAGACGCCGGGCATGGAGGGTACCTCCTGGCGCACCTTGGTGCCGGGCACGATAAAGAGCGGGTAGACCAGCTGCTCGGCGCTGAGACGGGTCTCTCTGACCAGGGCGCGCAGGGCGGCGGTGCGGCGCAGGCGGCGGGAACGGTATTCGGGAAAAACCATGATCGACTCCTGTGTGAGTTACGAGATGAGGTCCAAAGACTTCAGTTTCTTGTACAGATGGCTCCGCTCCAGGCCGATCTGTTCGGCCGTGCTGGAGATGTTGCCGTCGTTTTCGTTGAGTTTGGCGTGCAGGCAGCCGCGTTCGAAGGGGCGGCGCGCTTCTTTGAAATCGTTGCTGCGGTAGGGGAGCAGCGCTTCAGCCGCAGCAACGGCCCGAAAGCCTTCGTCTTCGAGGATGCCGGACAGCGATTCGCGAATGGATGCCTCGTCGTCAATGATGAGAATGCGGTGTTTCATCGGTCTTAGACAACCTCGTGCTGGCTGGGTCCGGAGGGCACCGCATCGCCGGACAGGGGCAACTCGATGACGAAGACCGAGCCGTGCGGCGCGTTGTCCAGCACCCTGATATAGCCGCCGTGGTCGGTGACGATGGTGGAGACGATGGCCAGGCCGAGCCCGGTGCCTGATTTTTTGGTGGAGAAATAGGGCTCGAACAGCCGGGTCTTGTTTTCTTTGCTGATCCCCGGCCCGCTGTCACAGACCTTGATCAGCGCCGATTGGGCGTCCGGGTTCACGGCCAGCTCCACGTCTATGGTGCCGCCATCGGGTAGAACGGCAACCGCGTTGTCCAGCAGGTTGATCAGGCAGCGCTTGATCTGCTCGGCGTCAAATTCGAAGATCGACAGGTCCGGGTCGGTGGTGCAGCTGAAGGCAATGTTCTTGTGGGCCTCCCGGTAGAGGACCAACGTGTCCCTGGTCAAGGCGGCCAGATTGGCCGGGGCCTTGTTGATCTTCGGCATCCGGGCGAATTGGGAGAACTCGCTGACCAGCTGCTTGAGCGCTTCCACCTGGCTGATGATGGTCTCGGTACACCGGTCGAACACCGACTCCTCACCCTCCAGCAGTTCCGGGTAGCGCTTGCGCAGCCGCTGGGCGGACAGCTGGATGGGGGTCAGCGGGTTTTTGATCTCGTGGGCGATGCGCCGGGCTACTTCCCGCCAGGCGGCCATGCGTTGCATTTTCTCCAGTTTGGTCAGGTTGTCGAAGACCAGGACGAACCCGATCGGCGCCCCGTCATCGTTTTCCAGCCGGGTGAAATTGACCAGCAGCGACAGGGAGATGCGGTTGATGACCACCTTCAGGTGCTGCTCGATGGTCATCTTCTCGGTGGCGTAGAGTTCCTCGATGAAGCGGTCGATGATCAGGGCGTATTCGCGGGGCAGGGCCTGGCGGTAGGTCATGCCGATAAAACGGCTGCTGTCGATGCGCAGCAGTTTTTCGGCGAAGCGGTTGATGGTGGTGATTCGGCCGAATTCATCGAGCGAGATGACCCCGGCCGAGACGTTCTGCAGGATGATCTCCATGTAGCGCCGCCGCTGTTGCGACTCCTGTGAACTCCGCTCCAGGGCCTGGTGGGTCTCCGCCAGTTTCTTGTTGCCGCTGTGGATGTTGGCCGTCATGGAGTTGAAGGAGGTCATCAACTGGCCGATTTCGTCGTTGGCGATATCTTCCATGACGAAATCGAAATCACCTTTCGATACCCGTTTGGTGGCGGCCACCAACCGATCAACCGGCTCGGTGATCGAACGGGCGATGCGCAGGCCGAACCAGATGGCGGCAAAGACGATGAGCAGGGTAACGAACAGCAAGATCAGCAGCAGCCAGAATTTGAACGGATCTTTCAGATACTTGAGTTGGCGATACCCCTCGATGCCGCTGGAGATGGCGGTTAGCCGGTCCAGTTTGGCGCGGTCGATGAGCAGGGTGGTGACCAGGATGGTGGCCTCTTCCGCGGGTCCGCCATTGTCGATGGGGCGGACGTGGCGCACCAGTTCTCCTTGATCGGTCTCCTGCAGGATCACCTCGCCGCTTTGCTCGGCCCTGACTCGCTGCAGAACGTCCACCGGTACCTTGGGCAGCAGGATGCCCTGCAACGCCCGGCTGGCCGTATGCAGATCGACCCGGCTGCCGTCGAACAGCAGGGACAGCGCCGAAGGCACCGTGGCCGGGGCCAGTGCCAGCAGCTCGGTCAGCCCCTCGTTGCCGCCGGCGGTGACCCGGTCCGCGTTCGGACCGACCAGGCGGGCGGCGACCGCGTCACCGGTAATCCTGGCCTGGGTCTGCGACTCCTGGATGGTGTTTTGCGCCAAGGCCAGTGATTCCTGCAGGGATTGTTCGATGTTCGAGTTGAACCAGTAATCGACGCTCGAGGATATGAACTGCAGGGAGACGAAGAACAACAAAATGGTGGGGAGCAGCGACAGGCTGAGAAAGGAGATCACCAGCTTGCTTCTAAGGCGGCTACCCATGATGTTCATCTGCCGCTCGAAGATCAGCTCGGCCAGGTAGCGCAGGATGAGAAAGAGGACGAGCAGAATGAGGACGACGTTGAGGTTGATCAGCGCAAAGACGATGATGGTGCTGGAAAAAGGCAGCTCGAAGTCATGCTCGAAAAGCCGCCCCTGCAGCCAGGTGAAGACCGGGATCAGGGCGATACAGACGTAGATGATGCGCCGCACCATCCGTCTCTTCAGCAGCCGCTGTTTCTTGATCTGAGCCGGCACCGGGCTGTGCGGGTCGGAACCGGGGGGAAAGGCCGGTTCATCATGGGCGGCGTGGAGGTTCATCGCAAGCGTTGTCGGTTAATGCGTGGTTAGTACATGAATTCTACCGTATACCAATCGGTGTCCAGATCCCACCAGGAGATGAAGGGGACGACCGTATGGAGAGCGAGGGGCAGCGTTTTCTTGTGCAGGTCGGCCTTGATCCGCAATCGGTATTTGGTGTCCGGAGCCAGCTCCGCCAGGGCGATGATCCGCATGCCGTTAATCTCGTTGAGCAGCTGCAGCGCTTCGGGATAGGAGTGAACGGTCTGGCGTCGTCCACCGTTCTCCTCGGTCTCGACCACGTAGGTTTCCTTGAGTGTATCAAAGGAAAGCGTATGAGAAAAGTTCAGTGAGGCCAGCTCCTCGTCGAACCAGCCGGACTGGCTCTTTTCCAGGCTGACGAAAAAGGTGAAGCGGATCGGGATACCGCTGTACAGACCTTCCTCCATGGCGGAGGTGACACTGTTGCGCAGCTCCCCGAAAAGGAGTAAATCGCTTTCCGAGGTGGTGAGGATAATGTCGGTGAGGTGCGGGCCGGACGGCTCCGGTGGTGTCGAGAAGGCCCGGCCGGCACAGCAGACGGCGACAAGCAATAAGACGGCGCAACTGAAAGAACGTATCGACATCAATGTAATCTATCCTTAGGCGCTCGATCCCCACGGATCGGCAGACCGGAAAAAGCTCGGTTAAGAGAAGCGGGCGAGTCGCCCGATCGCGCTTTGGCTTGGGCCTAATCTACCTGAAAACAATAGATATGTCCATTGGTTGTTGGTCGGTTTCAAGGTGCCGTCGGGCCGCTGCGCCAGGGTAGCCGGGTGCGCTACCGCTCCGGTCGACGGGGCTCGGGAGGCCGGATGAGTTCGAGACCGTTGCATTTTTGCCGTTATGCCGGTATATAAGTGAGTCTTACCGGCTGCCGGCGGGTGTCGGGCTCAGCTGTAATCAGGAAGACGGTTCTTATGTCACCACGACCGAAAAAGATGC encodes the following:
- a CDS encoding FIST signal transduction protein, whose amino-acid sequence is MLRTAIGFSDNIDHCQAITETLDQCQAMLGATVPQAGIFFTSLLDGDFSFFLNEIKKRYPTIELIGCTTDGEIVPGHGFVEDAVALLLLASDHLCFAGGVARDLSHHGEDALVTAVEACRARLPGEPSFGIILPDGLTTIDLPLATMMQRATGSRFPLFGGTAGDHYRLQTTYQFHERQVYSDAAPLLLCSGPVTITSRVLTGNEPIGRFYEATSADKNILREIDGRPAADFYRELLGSYVKDQAISQLPLAIYEFNSYEFCLRDPWVVDDQSGTVSCIGTFPERCRIRLTSISREDILRTAREANEAILHRHPGGPPELILLFPCTSRRHVLGSMTNDEFAVLFESEKAPPFFGFYCYGEIGPPAEHRPTLFHSDTYIAVGLSEPS
- a CDS encoding adenosylcobalamin-dependent ribonucleoside-diphosphate reductase, with protein sequence MTADIRAQVLTETAETVLQRRYYLKDAEGKPRETWETLCRRVADAVAEAKQKPTNYEELRRRFFHMIYHLDFLPNSPCLMNAGTDLGQLSACFVLPVPDSMDGIFTAIRNGALVHKTGGGTGYSFSRLRSKDASVRSTQGVASGPLSFAAVFDAATETIKQGGKRRGANMGVLRIDHPDILDFIVAKQDQQKFNNFNFSVAITDAFMTALAEDGDYDLIEPSTGAVRRSLKAREVFEQIVDLAWLNGEPGVLFIDSANRDNPTPQLGLFEATNPCGEQWLLPYESCNLGSINLARFVENGAIDYDRLQETVQTATVFLDNVIDCNRFPIPEIEEMTLKTRKIGLGIMGLHDLLIQLGIPYGSDQGRQVAATVMQFIHDAAEAESIRLAEEKGAFPAYDATLNDYPPRRNAALTSIQPTGTVSMIADCASGCEPYFSIVMIKHVMDGDRLILVNKYFEQVARAEGFYSEELMQKVADSGTVIGHKEIPKKWQEIFRTAQDICPDDHIKMQGALQKSGVDSSISKTINLPSTATREDVKHSYVLGYNLGCKGLTVYRDGSRDSQVLNTKERSEQLTKTAVVSSNGKRNLPDVLLAKRYRVKDQDQKSVYIIVCFDENEKPMEVFAKFPFDNRFDLKDKSTMWTTTCRLVSLALRFDVPMHEIIKQLDRSSGHMLDLPAQLSKLFKSFMAGTQYGFASTCPECGGQLVFEEGCETCKGCGYSKCS
- a CDS encoding helix-turn-helix domain-containing protein, with amino-acid sequence MKHRILIIDDEASIRESLSGILEDEGFRAVAAAEALLPYRSNDFKEARRPFERGCLHAKLNENDGNISSTAEQIGLERSHLYKKLKSLDLIS
- a CDS encoding VanZ family protein, with the translated sequence MGRSLHLLPMALVMGGIFFLSHQPGDEISLELFFGVDKVAHAFAYGVLAATVLLALPSRWRTTMPLHAALLAWAACLLFGLSDEFHQSFVPGREASLGDLVADAFGAALVCGGWFIRMKRTLFR
- the hemB gene encoding porphobilinogen synthase, producing the protein MVFPEYRSRRLRRTAALRALVRETRLSAEQLVYPLFIVPGTKVRQEVPSMPGVFRLSVDRLAAEAETLLKLGISAVILFGIPEKKDGAGSGAHAKDGIVQRGIRELKKRTPQLTVITDVCLCEYTDHGHCGFLVNNEVDNDATLEILAQTALSHARAGADMVAPSDMMDGRVAEIRGMLDENGFEMVPIMSYAVKYASAFYGPFRDAAESTPQFGDRRGYQMDPANVREALREATLDTEEGADILMVKPALAYLDIIARLREEFDLPIAAYQVSGEYAMIKAAAANGWIDGERAMEESLLAIRRAGADIIITYFAKEMARLLHKQ
- a CDS encoding SEC-C metal-binding domain-containing protein, whose amino-acid sequence is MAKIGRNERCPCGSGKKYKHCCARKPQLRPVVQQPQSGVVQRAVDGICLAAEQRRQVINELGVFVLFATGAGNAWLLEVTDADCVQVARDGERLWPTINETAETIEVEWSHTYRLVDGRLVLTAYADKSESVLEDCPVREVAASIRRVEKKFPPSARAGLHIDPPAEPTAP
- the gspD gene encoding type II secretion system secretin GspD → MNSLKRHASVRCCLLLGAVMVLSGLCAVSVVDAQEPKGERYITIDFDNVDINLFIKYMSELTGRNFIVDPNVRGNVTIISPTRISETDAYHVFESVLEIHGFTTVASGSVIKIVPSVEARAKSIETLRPGDQPDPQDRVVTQLVPLTYTTPLEMQKILQPLVSKTSVLLAHTPSGMLIITDTMSNIKRLLDIIEVLDVEYTRDEILVLPLQYANAENLATILNTIFQKATAGGKEEAVVVTSAVKVVPYERINLLIVLAEPTDAERVRKLVEELDTEARRGEGNIHVVYLQNARAAELAKVLGALPQEEAAEAAEGKTPAISKAVNIMPDEETNSLIITASRSEFTVLEEVIQKLDIPRRMVYLEALIMEVDADRSFDVGVQWLAGGIFDDGTGKLVTGFSGEPAYGLITGITDPDNPALPTGFTLGVLKEGIEIGGITFPNIAAVLRAYQGDSDINIISTPQILTTDNKKAEILVGQNVPYITSQNTTSGLQDYTQYEYRDVATKLGITPQISQGDTLRLEIATEVTRLKQGSTEDQFRPTTFKRTAETTVIVRDRETIVIGGIIGQDTTNNEFKIPLLGDIPLIGWLFKTSGSTDTKVNMFIFITPHIIKNPADIAEVSLEREDRLSEDMPRAREELRRNQPKPEHGLVLADRGYEALRNDDLKTARDYLIKALQIDEHNPYALINLGVVYQKEGDYPRAIEMYRKVIETGTEATAMTPADYHGEDLSLVTIARQNIEFVEQLMQK